GTAAAATTCGGTTCTTGGCCGGAATTAGTGGACGCGTTAAATTCAGGCGCGATTGATGGGGCATCTATGTTGATTCAATTAGCGATGAATGCAAAGGAAAAAGGTATTGATTTAAAAGCAGTCGCACTTGGTCACCGTGACGGGAATGTGCTGATTGGTGGAAAGAATATCGGATCTGTTGAGGAATTAAAAGGGAAGTCTTTTGCCATTCCTAGCCGCTTCTCTACACATAATATTTTATTATATGAAATGTTAAAAAAGCATAATATCGGTTATGACGAAGTAGATGTCATTGAGTTGCCTCCTGCTGAAATGCCTGCTGCTCTTGCAGAAGGGCGCATCGCAGGATATGTCGTGGCAGAACCATTCGGCGCAATTTCTGTGTCACTTGAAAATGGCAACGTGCTCTATCAATCCGAAGACATCTGGCAGGATTCTATCGACTGCGGCTTAGTATTACGAGGTCAGTTTATTGAAAATAATAAAGAGCTCGTTCAAAGCTTCGTAGATGACTATATTGCAGGTGGCGATCTTGCCCAGCATAAAGACGATCATACACATGATGTTGTAAGCGAATATTTAACAGTTGAAAAAGATGTGTTAGACCTGTCATTACAATGGATTTCTTATGATAACTTAGCCATTGAAAAAGACAGCTATGAAATTTTACGCAATGCATTAATTGAAATGGAGCTTTCTAAAAACCCTCCAACCTATGAGGAATTTGTAGATGCTCGCCTTGTAAACTAACTAAGGACGGAGGGATCGTATGGTCATATTGAGAAAGTTTTCACCGGTTGCACTTGGGTTTTTATTAGTAATCATCGTTTGGCAATTGGCTACAATTTTCGGTGGGCATCAAGCAGCACTCTTCCCTCCTCCGTTAAAAGTAGGCGAAGCTTTGTTTGGCATCATCATGGATGGCTCAATTTTCACCCATATCCAAATTAGCTTATTTCGCTTCTTTTCAGGTTATTTAACAGCTGTTATTATCGCCATCTTGCTAGGCTTGATTTTAGGCAGACTGCCAAAAGTATGGCAAGTGATTGACCCAATTGTGCAAGTATTGCGCCCAGTGTCACCTATTGCTTGGTCTCCGTTTATTGTCTTATGGTTTGGTATCGGCAATATGCCTGCTATCGTTATTATTTTTTTAGCAGCGTTTTTCCCAGTTTTATTATCAACCGTATCTGCTGTACGTAAAGTCGATAAAACGTATTTACGCATTGCAGCAAATTTTGAGATGAGCCAGATTGATACATTAAGAAAAATCGTTTTACCTGCATCGTTTCCTATGATTGCAAATGGCTTGCATATGGCTTTAGGCTCTGCTTGGATCTTTTTAGTGGCAGGGGAAATGGTTGGAGCACAATCGGGGCTTGGCTTCTTAATTATCGATGCTCGAAATGCACTAAGTTTAGATTTAGTACTAGCAAGCATCGTTGTTATTGGGGTTCTTGGTTTAGTTTTAGATAAGGGGATTCACTACTTTGAGGCTTGGGTCAACAAAATTTGGGGTGGAACAACTTAAAAAGACTCAATGGTTCAAGCTAATGGTCGAATATTGATTTGCTCCACTTTTTGTCCAGTTTTTGTTGAATAATAACCAACTGCTACACGGTCATTGTTTTCATCAACAATTTCTTTATAACACGTGTCTAAATGGTCGGCGCCCCATATAATCATTGCATTAAATACATGCTCTAAGGCTTGACCCTTTTCAGTTAATGTATATCGATAACGTGGTGGATGTGCCACGTAAAGCTCTGCTTTTACAAGTCCCGCCTGCTCTAATTCCTTTAAGCGACTTGATAATGTATTCGCTGAAAGGCCAGGGAGTTTTAGTTTAATATCATTGAAGTTTGTTTCACCTATAAGTAATTCGTGGATCACTAATAATGTCCATCGATCACCTATTACATTTAATGTTTGTGCGATATTACAAGGTAAGTCATAGCGTGTTTTCATGTCGTCTCCTCCTTGTAATTAAGTATAAGCATTAATTTTATACAATGCGAGTTAATTTTTTTAACTCAATAAAACTATATATTGGAGGAATTTAAAATGACTTTATTTTTAGTAGAATCAACGATTAACGAAATTTCAACAAAGGGCGCTTTCTCAGCATTCGTTGAAAAGGTGCATGCAACGGAAGGTACTCATGTTATCGAAGTGCAAGTAGCAAAAGACTTTTCACGTGCCTATTTCATTATTGAAGCAGCAACTGAGCAAGAGGCAAAATCAGCGTTAGAAGCACAAAACGCCGTAGCTGATTTAACAAAAGAAGTGCGCTTAATCGGGAAAGAATTAGATGAAGTTAAAAATAACAATGAACAAGTAAACTATTTAGTAGAATGGGAAATTCCTGCTGAAATAACGATGGAAAAATATTTAGAGCGTAAAAAGAAAAATTCAGTGAAATACGAAGAAGTGCCTGATGTGAAATTCTCTCGTACGTATGTATGTGAAGATATGACAAAATGCTTGTGCTTCTATGACGCACCAGATGAAGCAGCAGTAAAGCGTGCTCGTGAAGCCGTTCAAACACCAATTACATCTCTTACTGAATTAGCTGATTAATAAGGAGGAAGGAAAATGGCAATAAATATTGAGCTGCTTCATCAAATTATCGATGAGAAGCTAAAACCGATCGTTAAAAAAGTTGATGAACAGGCCTTTTATGCAGAAGAGTATATTTTAGCTTTAGCGAATGCAGGTTTTTTCGATTCGACAAATAAAGACGTACCAACTATTTTACAAGATGAAGCAGCGATTGTCCGTGAGACGGCAAAGGTTTGTATGACAACAGCCTTTTGCATTTGGTGCCATTTAGCTGCCTTAACCTATTTACGTCATACAGAGAATATGTATTTGCGAAAAACGATTTTACCCCAAATTGAACAAGGTGAATTTTTAGGCGCTACTGGCTTATCAAACCCTATGAAGTATTATTCCGGTTTAGAAAAGTTGCATCTTTCAGCTGAAAAAACAGCAGATGGTTATATTATTAATGGGACTTTACCTGCTGTTTCAAATCTTGGACAACGTCATTATTTCGGCGTAATTGCCACTTTAGATGATCAAGAAGTAATGGTGCTTGTCTCAACAAAAGCAAATGGACTTGAGTTAAAAGAAAAGGTTGGCTTTATCGGGGTAAATGGTAGTGCTACGTATTCTTGCAAGTTCGAGAAAGTATTCATTCCAAATGAACAGGTCATTGCACACGAAGCTAAAGCCTTTTGTGATAAAATTCGCCCTACCTTTATTTATTATCAAATTCCATTAGGTGCTGGTGTAATCGCGGCAGCAGTTGAAGGGATTGAAAAAGTAAAAGCAAAACAAAATGGTAGCAACGAATATTTACAAGTGCAGGCAACGGACTTAGAAGCAACCTATAAGGAAATCCTTCACGACCTAAACGGAGTCGCGCAACAATTAACATTAAAGTCGGTTGTCCCTCTTCGTTTAAAAACAGTTGAAAATACATTAGCTGCCGTGCAGGCGAACATGCTTCATAATGGTGCGGCTGGCTATGTTGCCGGAAGTGTCCCTTCTCGTAAACTTCGTGAAGCGTACTTCTTTGCAAACTTAACACCAACTGTTCGCCATTTACAAAAATTGCAGACTAAAATTTAAACAACAATCCCCCTCGAGTCCCTAGTAATATAGGGCATCGAGGGGATTTTATTAATTCTAGTCTATTGCACATGCTTGTTCCTTCACCACTCGCGGTTTCGTCGCCCGGTACCAGTGCAGACAAAGAATAAAGATAATCACCGCATCGATTAAATCCCCACCG
The sequence above is a segment of the Solibacillus sp. FSL H8-0523 genome. Coding sequences within it:
- a CDS encoding ABC transporter substrate-binding protein; translated protein: MKKIFALLLFVAVLALTACGTNDASETKADGEKPTIKIGYLPITHAVPLYMQKDTEYENYNLELVKFGSWPELVDALNSGAIDGASMLIQLAMNAKEKGIDLKAVALGHRDGNVLIGGKNIGSVEELKGKSFAIPSRFSTHNILLYEMLKKHNIGYDEVDVIELPPAEMPAALAEGRIAGYVVAEPFGAISVSLENGNVLYQSEDIWQDSIDCGLVLRGQFIENNKELVQSFVDDYIAGGDLAQHKDDHTHDVVSEYLTVEKDVLDLSLQWISYDNLAIEKDSYEILRNALIEMELSKNPPTYEEFVDARLVN
- a CDS encoding ABC transporter permease, with product MVILRKFSPVALGFLLVIIVWQLATIFGGHQAALFPPPLKVGEALFGIIMDGSIFTHIQISLFRFFSGYLTAVIIAILLGLILGRLPKVWQVIDPIVQVLRPVSPIAWSPFIVLWFGIGNMPAIVIIFLAAFFPVLLSTVSAVRKVDKTYLRIAANFEMSQIDTLRKIVLPASFPMIANGLHMALGSAWIFLVAGEMVGAQSGLGFLIIDARNALSLDLVLASIVVIGVLGLVLDKGIHYFEAWVNKIWGGTT
- a CDS encoding helix-turn-helix domain-containing protein, coding for MKTRYDLPCNIAQTLNVIGDRWTLLVIHELLIGETNFNDIKLKLPGLSANTLSSRLKELEQAGLVKAELYVAHPPRYRYTLTEKGQALEHVFNAMIIWGADHLDTCYKEIVDENNDRVAVGYYSTKTGQKVEQINIRPLA
- a CDS encoding DUF4242 domain-containing protein; protein product: MTLFLVESTINEISTKGAFSAFVEKVHATEGTHVIEVQVAKDFSRAYFIIEAATEQEAKSALEAQNAVADLTKEVRLIGKELDEVKNNNEQVNYLVEWEIPAEITMEKYLERKKKNSVKYEEVPDVKFSRTYVCEDMTKCLCFYDAPDEAAVKRAREAVQTPITSLTELAD
- a CDS encoding acyl-CoA dehydrogenase family protein, producing MAINIELLHQIIDEKLKPIVKKVDEQAFYAEEYILALANAGFFDSTNKDVPTILQDEAAIVRETAKVCMTTAFCIWCHLAALTYLRHTENMYLRKTILPQIEQGEFLGATGLSNPMKYYSGLEKLHLSAEKTADGYIINGTLPAVSNLGQRHYFGVIATLDDQEVMVLVSTKANGLELKEKVGFIGVNGSATYSCKFEKVFIPNEQVIAHEAKAFCDKIRPTFIYYQIPLGAGVIAAAVEGIEKVKAKQNGSNEYLQVQATDLEATYKEILHDLNGVAQQLTLKSVVPLRLKTVENTLAAVQANMLHNGAAGYVAGSVPSRKLREAYFFANLTPTVRHLQKLQTKI